A single window of Pyxicephalus adspersus chromosome 10, UCB_Pads_2.0, whole genome shotgun sequence DNA harbors:
- the LOC140339376 gene encoding hexokinase HKDC1-like isoform X2, translating into MENLSNIDLVEGDEGRMCINTEWGAFGDDGSLEDIRTEFDKEIDLGSLNPGKQLFEKMISGLYMGELVRLILLKMAKNGLLFGGKISTALRTKGSIATSHVASMEKYNEGLFNTKQLLLDLGLEPSEDDCIAVQHVATIVSFRSANLCAAALAAILTRLRQNKKLERMRTTVGMDGTVYKTYPQYAKRLHKVVRRLVPNCDVRFLLSESGSGKGAAMVTAVACRLMTQHKQIDEVLDLFHVTDGKLADIKLRMMNELKYGLQKETHGKATVKMLPTYVYGTPDGTEKGKFLALDLGGTNFRVLLVKIRSGRRRYVKMYNKIFAIPLEIMQGTGEELFDHIVECIAEFLDYMGIKGAPLPLGFTFSFPCKQDRIDKGTLVGWTKGFKATDCEGQDVVDMLREAIKRRNEFDLDIVAIVNDTVGTMMTCGYEDPNCEIGLIAGTGSNVCYMEEMKNIEFIEGDEGRMCINTEWGGFGDNDCLADVQTKYDRHVDEKSLNPGKQRYEKMTSGMYLGEIVRQILIDLTKKGLLFRGQISERLRTKGIFETKFLSQIESDRLALLQVRKILQQLGLDSTCDDSIIVKEVCGAVSMRAAKLCGAGLAAIVDKIRENRGLHHIKITVGVDGTLYKLHPHFSRILQETVKKLSPECDVTFMLSEDGSGKGAALITAVAKRFHSQAEENANDFDLNI; encoded by the exons GTTTGAGAAGATGATCAGTGGTCTGTATATGGGAGAACTGGTCCGGCTTATTCTGCTGAAGATGGCCAAGAATGGTCTTCTGTTTGGCGGAAAGATCTCAACAGCTCTCCGGACCAAGGGCTCGATAGCAACAAGCCATGTGGCCTCTATGGAGAA ATACAATGAGGGGCTGTTTAACACCAAACAGCTACTGCTTGACCTTGGACTGGAGCCATCGGAAGATGACTGCATTGCTGTACAGCATGTTGCCACCATTGTATCATTTCGATCAGCCAATCTGTGTGCAGCAGCACTGGCTGCCATACTTACCCGACTTCGGCAAAACAAGAAGTTAGAGAGAATGAGGACTACGGTTGGAATGGATGGCACTGTTTATAAAACTTATCCTCA ATATGCTAAACGGCTTCACAAGGTGGTCAGGAGATTGGTCCCAAATTGTGATGTACGATTCCTTCTTTCAGAAAGTGGCAGTGGGAAAGGAGCAGCTATGGTTACAGCGGTGGCTTGCAGGCTTATGACCCAACACAAGCAGATTGATGAAGTTCTGGACTTGTTCCATGTCACTGATGGGAAACTTGCAGATATTAAGCTGAGAATGATGAATGAGCTAAAATATGGACTTCAGAAAGAAACTCATGGCAAAGCTACGGTTAAAATGTTACCAACATATGTATATGGAACACCTGATGGGACAG AGAAAGGAAAGTTTCTGGCTTTGGATCTTGGAGGAACAAATTTCCGAGTGTTACTAGTGAAGATCCGCAGTGGAAGAAGGCGAtatgtgaaaatgtataataAGATCTTTGCCATTCCTCTGGAGATAATGCAAGGAACTGGAGAAGAG ctGTTTGATCATATTGTGGAATGCATTGCAGAATTCCTAGATTACATGGGAATTAAAGGTGCTCCATTACCATTGGGATTCACATTTTCCTTTCCTTGTAAACAAGATCGAATAGACAAG GGAACATTGGTGGGATGGACAAAAGGTTTCAAGGCCACAGATTGTGAAGGGCAGGATGTAGTAGATATGTTGCGAGAAGCCATCAAGAGAAGAAAT GAATTTGACTTGGACATAGTGGCAATTGTCAATGACACAGTGGGGACAATGATGACCTGTGGGTATGAAGACCCAAACTGTGAGATTGGACTCATTGCAG GTACAGGAAGCAATGTGTGTTACATGGAAGAGATGAAGAACATTGAGTTTATTGAAGGAGATGAAGGGAGAATGTGTATAAACACAGAATGGGGAGGTTTTGGAGACAACGATTGCCTGGCTGACGTCCAGACCAAATACGACAGACATGTGGATGAGAAGTCACTAAATCCAGGGAAACAAAG ATATGAAAAGATGACCAGTGGCATGTATCTCGGAGAAATTGTAAGACAAATTTTAATTGACCTAACCAAAAAAGGTCTTTTATTTCGTGGTCAGATATCTGAAAGACTGAGGACAAAAGGAATCTTTGAAACCAAATTTTTGTCTCAGATTGAAAG TGATCGTCTAGCCCTCCTTCAAGTGAGGAAAATCCTGCAGCAGCTGGGATTGGACAGTACATGTGATGACAGTATCATTGTAAAGGAAGTTTGCGGCGCTGTATCAATGAGAGCAGCAAAGTTATGTGGAGCCGGGTTGGCAGCAATTGTTGATAAAATAAGAGAAAACCGGGGTCTACACCACATTAAAATTACTGTTGGTGTTGATGGAACCTTGTACAAATTACATCCACA ttTCTCCAGGATTTTGCAGGAAACAGTAAAGAAACTGTCACCAGAATGCGATGTGACGTTCATGTTATCTGAGGATGGAAGCGGGAAGGGAGCAGCGCTGATTACAGCAGTGGCCAAACGTTTCCACAGTCAGGCAGAAGAGAATGCAAATGACTTTGACttgaacatttaa